In Cicer arietinum cultivar CDC Frontier isolate Library 1 chromosome 1, Cicar.CDCFrontier_v2.0, whole genome shotgun sequence, one DNA window encodes the following:
- the LOC101508061 gene encoding proline iminopeptidase: MKLGLGPFSTTTTNTAFSYSSLIFIPPISIPFSHPQITSSGGRKSFIFRVQNIDHNKIESIPSTTSFMASQQGIPQVNRNFYPHIEPYSTGFLNVSDLHTIYWEQSGNPSGHPVIFLHGGPGGGTSPSNRRFFDPEFYRIILFDQRGAGKSTPHANLEHNTTWDLIDDIEKLREHLEIPEWQVFGGSWGSTLALAYSQSHPDKVTGMVLRGIFLLRKKEIDWFYEGGASAIFPDAWESFRDLIPENERGCFIDAYKKRLNSDDIETQYAAARAWTKWEMMTAHLLPNEDNIKRGDDDYFSLAFARIENHYFVNKGFFPSDSFLLDGVDKIRHINTTIVQGRYDCCCPMMSAWDLHRAWPEADFRVVPDAGHSANEPSIAAELVAANEKLKNIIKNKGE; encoded by the exons ATGAAGTTGGGTTTGGGTCCATTCTCAACAACTACTACTAATACTGCATTCTCATATTCTTCCCTAATTTTCATCCCTCCTATCTCAATTCCATTTTCTCACCCCCAAATAACTTCTTCAG GAGGGAGAAAAAGCTTTATTTTTCGTGTGCAAAACATTGatcataataaaattgagtCAATACCTAGTACTACTTCTTTCATGGCTTCACAACAGGGAATTCCACAGGTTAACAGAAATTTTTACCCACATATTGAACCCTATAGTACTGGTTTTTTGAATGTTTCAGATCTTCATACTATCTACTGGGAGCAATCAGGAAATCCAAGTGGCCAT CCAGTTATCTTCCTTCACGGAGGTCCTGGAGGGGGAACTTCCCCAAGTAATAGAAGATTTTTTGATCCTGAATTTTACCGAATCATACTTTTTGATCAG CGAGGTGCGGGGAAAAGCACACCCCATGCTAACTTAGAGCATAACACCACATGGGACCTCATTGACGATATTGAAAAATTAAGAGAACATTTGGAGATTCCAGAATGGCAG GTATTTGGTGGGTCATGGGGAAGCACACTTGCCCTTGCATACAGCCAATCTCACCCGGACAAG GTTACTGGCATGGTCCTCAGGGGAATCTTCCTTTTAAGGAAGAAAGAAATAGACTGGTTTTATGAGGGTGGTGCTTCTGCAATATTCCCTGACg CTTGGGAGTCATTCAGAGATCTTATTCCAGAAAATGAAAGAGGATGCTTCATTGATGCGTATAAGAAGAGATTAAACTCTGATGATATTGAAACTCAG TATGCAGCCGCTAGAGCATGGACCAAATGGGAAATGATGACTGCTCATCTTCTTCCAAATGAAGATAACATCAAAAGGGGAGACGATGATTACTTTTCACTG gCATTTGCAAGGATCGAAAACCACTATTTTGTTAACAAGGGTTTCTTTCCATCCGATTCATTCTTGCTAGATGGAGTTGATAAAATAAGGCATATCAACACCACCATTGTGCAG GGAAGATACGATTGTTGCTGTCCTATGATGTCAGCCTGGGATCTTCATAGAGCTTGGCCAGAGGCAGACTTTAGG GTGGTTCCAGATGCAGGACATTCAGCCAATGAACCCAGCATAGCTGCTGAACTTGTGGCTGCAAAtgagaaattaaaaaacataatcaaGAATAAAGGGGAGTAA
- the LOC101508378 gene encoding uncharacterized protein isoform X1, translating to MAENRCLPVIEEEEIEIDDDFYEKIEAPKFVDLTAPDKRPPDYDRHWFCLRFGCDQKHEEELDSEAIYNDFVLRVMAARSPNVRLRKALNRREREASGNLKCPLTAPAKPRMSRMAFISSLSHKVTENNVKVVKPLSKVSATPNAKVKQSPSLTKALTTPRNPKKVSNLEQFRSVQNKKAVTVAVPKAKSRVVAKALVFNSPKKMIDTKSSVELKTSMKALCSAMKKLEFNGVKKNGEGCNNSLPVDSSRKKQFKGREVKSRVFDSLYSSNRKGPETSNVRCPKEKKVKAMQKHQVPEQQHSDTSDMEIEEKSRSDSLEREESSRDDTTSLSSSIEDEKKTIEESENEEKRMTVSDKGKTPEAKKRKADKKSMASDDKENEIELTEDDDKENSSAPSENIAMSTNNDGSKKAILGSKQEDRKTHKTLKQKSTSTTTGSQVVKYRKLKPTNPKPFKFRTDERGILKEANLEKRITSPLKETTAKDGKAIRKHKNKNETCLAQSHQDNYSSCDEKSHQTMQQNQTGNIHSDNNSNTKVQLKLSAKTSQRNPGPKLQKHVDLDENFKRKSKMMQCNIVTPLSVLSRKKDKAVLATACKLNVIIEKPSETVKPNETATLRKHDASCSQGRRALTVPKEPKFQSLHVPKSCTTRKPS from the exons ATGGCAGAAAATCGTTGCTTACCAGTAATTGAAGAAGAGGAAATAGAAATAGACGACGATTTCTACGAGAAGATTGAAGCACCTAAGTTCGTAGACCTCACCGCACCTGATAAACGCCCTCCCGATTATGACCGCCACTGGTTCTGCTTACGCTTCg GTTGTGACCAAAAGCATGAGGAAGAATTGGATTCTGAAGCAATTTACAATGATTTTGTTCTTCGG GTTATGGCAGCTAGAAGTCCCAATGTTAGGCTCAGAAAAGCATTGAatagaagagaaagagaagcaAG TGGAAATTTAAAGTGTCCCCTTACAGCTCCTGCAAAGCCAAGGATGTCAAGAATGGCTTTCATATCTTCCTTGTCACACAAGGTGACTGAGAATAATGTGAAAGTTGTTAAACCTCTTTCTAAGGTTTCTGCAACCCCAAATGCCAAGGTGAAGCAATCACCCTCTTTGACAAAGGCTTTGACCACTCCACGGAATCCAAAGAAGGTTTCTAATTTGGAACAGTTTAGGAGTGTTCAGAACAAGAAAGCAGTGACTGTTGCTGTGCCTAAGGCTAAGAGTAGAGTAGTGGCCAAAGCCTTAGTTTTTAACTCACCAAAGAAGATGATTGATACCAAAAGTTCTGTAGAATTGAAAACATCCATGAAAGCATTGTGTTCTGCAATGAAGAAGCTTGAATTCAATGGAGTGAAGAAGAATGGAGAAGGATGTAACAACTCATTGCCAGTGGATTCCTCTAGAAAGAAGCAATTCAAGGGGCGAGAGGTTAAAAGTCGTGTGTTCGATTCATTGTATTCTAGTAATCGAAAGGGACCAGAAACTAGCAATGTTAGATGTCCTAAAGAGAAGAAAGTGAAAGCCATGCAGAAACACCAGGTTCCTGAGCAGCAACATAGTGACACTAGTGACATGGAGATTGAAGAAAAATCAAGGAGTGACTCTCTAGAAAGAGAAGAGAGTTCAAGAGATGATACTACCTCACTGTCAAGCTCGATCGAAGATGAGAAGAAAACTATTGAAGAGAGTGAAAATGAAGAGAAAAGGATGACAGTCTCAGACAAGGGAAAAACTCCTGAAGCCAAAAAGAGAAAGGCTGATAAAAAATCAATGGCTTCTGATGATAAAGAAAATGAGATTGAACTTACTGAGGATGATGACAAGGAAAACTCTTCGGCCCCTAGTGAGAATAT AGCAATGAGTACCAACAATGATGGTTCTAAGAAGGCCATTCTTGGAAGCAAGCAGGAAGATAGAAAAACGCACAAG ACCTTGAAACAGAAATCTACATCTACTACAACTGGCTCTCAAGTTGTAAAATACAGAAAATTAAAGCCTACCAATCCTAAGCCTTTCAAGTTCAGAACTGAT GAAAGGGGAATTCTGAAAGAAGCAAACTTAGAGAAAAGAATCACCTCGCCCTTGAAAGAAACCACTGCTAAAGATGGCAAGGCAATAAGGAAACATAAGAAT AAAAATGAAACTTGTCTAGCTCAAAGTCATCAAGACAATTATAGCAGCTGCGACGAGAAATCACACCAAACAATGCAACAAAACCAAACAG GAAACATTCATAGTGACAACAACTCCAACACCAAAGTGCAACTTAAATTATCTGCCAAAACATCTCAAAGAAATCCTGGTCCTAAACTTCAGAAACATGTTGATCTtgatgaaaatttcaaaagaaaatccAAAATGATGCAATGTAATATTGTGACGCCTCTAAG TGTTTTGTCCAGGAAGAAAGATAAAGCAGTTCTTGCAACAGCTTGTAAACTTAATGTCATTATTGAAAAGCCTTCAGAGACTGTAAAACCAAATGAAACGGCAACGCTCCGTAAACATGATGCATCTTGTTCACAAGGAAGAAGAGCTTTAACTGTTCCCAAGGAACCAAAGTTTCAGAGTCTCCATGTGCCCAAGAGCTGCACTACCAGGAAACCAAGTTAG
- the LOC101508378 gene encoding uncharacterized protein isoform X2 — protein MAENRCLPVIEEEEIEIDDDFYEKIEAPKFVDLTAPDKRPPDYDRHWFCLRFGCDQKHEEELDSEAIYNDFVLRVMAARSPNVRLRKALNRREREASGNLKCPLTAPAKPRMSRMAFISSLSHKVTENNVKVVKPLSKVSATPNAKVKQSPSLTKALTTPRNPKKVSNLEQFRSVQNKKAVTVAVPKAKSRVVAKALVFNSPKKMIDTKSSVELKTSMKALCSAMKKLEFNGVKKNGEGCNNSLPVDSSRKKQFKGREVKSRVFDSLYSSNRKGPETSNVRCPKEKKVKAMQKHQVPEQQHSDTSDMEIEEKSRSDSLEREESSRDDTTSLSSSIEDEKKTIEESENEEKRMTVSDKGKTPEAKKRKADKKSMASDDKENEIELTEDDDKENSSAPSENIAMSTNNDGSKKAILGSKQEDRKTHKKSTSTTTGSQVVKYRKLKPTNPKPFKFRTDERGILKEANLEKRITSPLKETTAKDGKAIRKHKNKNETCLAQSHQDNYSSCDEKSHQTMQQNQTGNIHSDNNSNTKVQLKLSAKTSQRNPGPKLQKHVDLDENFKRKSKMMQCNIVTPLSVLSRKKDKAVLATACKLNVIIEKPSETVKPNETATLRKHDASCSQGRRALTVPKEPKFQSLHVPKSCTTRKPS, from the exons ATGGCAGAAAATCGTTGCTTACCAGTAATTGAAGAAGAGGAAATAGAAATAGACGACGATTTCTACGAGAAGATTGAAGCACCTAAGTTCGTAGACCTCACCGCACCTGATAAACGCCCTCCCGATTATGACCGCCACTGGTTCTGCTTACGCTTCg GTTGTGACCAAAAGCATGAGGAAGAATTGGATTCTGAAGCAATTTACAATGATTTTGTTCTTCGG GTTATGGCAGCTAGAAGTCCCAATGTTAGGCTCAGAAAAGCATTGAatagaagagaaagagaagcaAG TGGAAATTTAAAGTGTCCCCTTACAGCTCCTGCAAAGCCAAGGATGTCAAGAATGGCTTTCATATCTTCCTTGTCACACAAGGTGACTGAGAATAATGTGAAAGTTGTTAAACCTCTTTCTAAGGTTTCTGCAACCCCAAATGCCAAGGTGAAGCAATCACCCTCTTTGACAAAGGCTTTGACCACTCCACGGAATCCAAAGAAGGTTTCTAATTTGGAACAGTTTAGGAGTGTTCAGAACAAGAAAGCAGTGACTGTTGCTGTGCCTAAGGCTAAGAGTAGAGTAGTGGCCAAAGCCTTAGTTTTTAACTCACCAAAGAAGATGATTGATACCAAAAGTTCTGTAGAATTGAAAACATCCATGAAAGCATTGTGTTCTGCAATGAAGAAGCTTGAATTCAATGGAGTGAAGAAGAATGGAGAAGGATGTAACAACTCATTGCCAGTGGATTCCTCTAGAAAGAAGCAATTCAAGGGGCGAGAGGTTAAAAGTCGTGTGTTCGATTCATTGTATTCTAGTAATCGAAAGGGACCAGAAACTAGCAATGTTAGATGTCCTAAAGAGAAGAAAGTGAAAGCCATGCAGAAACACCAGGTTCCTGAGCAGCAACATAGTGACACTAGTGACATGGAGATTGAAGAAAAATCAAGGAGTGACTCTCTAGAAAGAGAAGAGAGTTCAAGAGATGATACTACCTCACTGTCAAGCTCGATCGAAGATGAGAAGAAAACTATTGAAGAGAGTGAAAATGAAGAGAAAAGGATGACAGTCTCAGACAAGGGAAAAACTCCTGAAGCCAAAAAGAGAAAGGCTGATAAAAAATCAATGGCTTCTGATGATAAAGAAAATGAGATTGAACTTACTGAGGATGATGACAAGGAAAACTCTTCGGCCCCTAGTGAGAATAT AGCAATGAGTACCAACAATGATGGTTCTAAGAAGGCCATTCTTGGAAGCAAGCAGGAAGATAGAAAAACGCACAAG AAATCTACATCTACTACAACTGGCTCTCAAGTTGTAAAATACAGAAAATTAAAGCCTACCAATCCTAAGCCTTTCAAGTTCAGAACTGAT GAAAGGGGAATTCTGAAAGAAGCAAACTTAGAGAAAAGAATCACCTCGCCCTTGAAAGAAACCACTGCTAAAGATGGCAAGGCAATAAGGAAACATAAGAAT AAAAATGAAACTTGTCTAGCTCAAAGTCATCAAGACAATTATAGCAGCTGCGACGAGAAATCACACCAAACAATGCAACAAAACCAAACAG GAAACATTCATAGTGACAACAACTCCAACACCAAAGTGCAACTTAAATTATCTGCCAAAACATCTCAAAGAAATCCTGGTCCTAAACTTCAGAAACATGTTGATCTtgatgaaaatttcaaaagaaaatccAAAATGATGCAATGTAATATTGTGACGCCTCTAAG TGTTTTGTCCAGGAAGAAAGATAAAGCAGTTCTTGCAACAGCTTGTAAACTTAATGTCATTATTGAAAAGCCTTCAGAGACTGTAAAACCAAATGAAACGGCAACGCTCCGTAAACATGATGCATCTTGTTCACAAGGAAGAAGAGCTTTAACTGTTCCCAAGGAACCAAAGTTTCAGAGTCTCCATGTGCCCAAGAGCTGCACTACCAGGAAACCAAGTTAG
- the LOC101508894 gene encoding squalene monooxygenase SE1-like isoform X2 has product MVYQYILAGIIAYYSLVFVFVLYSSASKKKAKVSEINNGCFNNNNISESEIGKNICPQETSENIDIIIVGAGVAGAALAYTLGKDGRQVHVIERDLSEPDRIVGELLQPGGYLKLIELDLEDCVDEIDAQKVFGYALYKDGKNTKLSYPLKKFNVDVSGRSFHNGRFIQRMRDKASSLQNVKLEQGTVTSLIEENGIIKGVYYKTKNGQELTTKAPLTIVCDGCFSNLRRSLCNSKVEVPSHFVGLVLENCNLPYANHGHVILGDPSLILFYPISSTEIRCLVDVSGQKLPSLGNGDMTHYLKTVVVPQVPEELQCSFVEAIDKGNIRSMPNRSMAACPYPKPGALLMGDAFNMRHPLTGGGMTVALSDIVLLRDLLRPLHHLHHASALCKYLESFYTLRKPVASTINTLAGALYKVFCASSDPDNKEMRQACFDYLSLGGVFSDGPMALLSGCIRYHFPHCQG; this is encoded by the exons ATGGTTTATCAGTATATTCTAGCAGGGATTATAGCTTATTATAGTTTGgtgtttgtgtttgttttgTACAGTTCTGCATCAAAGAAAAAGGCTAAAGTTTCAGAAATCAATAATGgttgttttaataataataatattagtgaATCAGAAATAGGAAAAAATATATGCCCTCAAGAAACCTCAGAAAATATAGACATCATAATTGTGGGAGCCGGTGTTGCTGGTGCAGCCCTTGCTTACACACTTGGGAAG GATGGAAGACAAGTGCATGTTATTGAGAGAGATCTGAGTGAACCTGACAGGATTGTAGGTGAATTGCTACAACCAGGAggttatttgaaattaattgaattaGATCTTGaag ATTGTGTGGACGAAATAGATGCTCAAAAAGTGTTTGGCTATGCTCTTTACAAAGATGGAAAAAATACCAAACTTTCTTATCCcttgaaaaaatttaatgttGATGTTTCTGGAAGAAGCTTTCACAATGGACGTTTCATACAGAGAATGAGAGACAAGGCTTCATCTCTTCAAAA TGTGAAATTAGAACAAGGAACTGTTACCTCTCtaattgaagaaaatggaatCATCAAAGGAGTATACTACAAAACCAAGAATGGACAAGAGCTCACAACAAAGGCTCCTCTTACCATAGTTTGTGATGGTTGTTTTTCCAACTTAAGACGTTCTCTTTGCAACTCAAAG GTTGAAGTACCATCTCATTTTGTTGGTTTGGTACTAGAGAATTGCAATCTTCCATATGCAAATCATGGACATGTTATCTTAGGTGATCcttctctaattttattttatccgATTAGTAGCACTGAGATTCGATGTTTAGTTGATGTGTCTGGCCAAAAATTACCCTCCCTTGGAAATGGTGACATGACACATTATCTCAAAACAGTTGTAGTTCCTCAG GTTCCAGAGGAGCTTCAATGTTCTTTTGTAGAAGCAATTGATAAAGGAAACATAAGAAGTATGCCAAATAGAAGCATGGCAGCATGTCCTTATCCCAAACCAGGGGCACTTCTAATGGGAGATGCTTTCAATATGAGACACCCTTTAACTGGAGGTGGAATGACTGTGGCTTTATCTGATATTGTTTTACTAAGAGATCTTCTTAGACCTCTACATCACTTACATCATGCTTCTGCTCTTTGTAAATATCTTGAATCATTTTACACACTGCGCAAG CCAGTAGCATCTACAATAAACACATTAGCTGGGGCATTGTACAAGGTATTTTGTGCATCTTCTGATCCAGATAATAAGGAAATGAGACAAGCATGTTTTGATTATTTGAGTCTTGGAGGAGTTTTCTCAGATGGACCAATGGCTTTACTCTCAG GGTGCATCAGGTATCATTTTCCCCATTGTCAAGGCTGA
- the LOC101508894 gene encoding squalene monooxygenase SE1-like isoform X1: MVYQYILAGIIAYYSLVFVFVLYSSASKKKAKVSEINNGCFNNNNISESEIGKNICPQETSENIDIIIVGAGVAGAALAYTLGKDGRQVHVIERDLSEPDRIVGELLQPGGYLKLIELDLEDCVDEIDAQKVFGYALYKDGKNTKLSYPLKKFNVDVSGRSFHNGRFIQRMRDKASSLQNVKLEQGTVTSLIEENGIIKGVYYKTKNGQELTTKAPLTIVCDGCFSNLRRSLCNSKVEVPSHFVGLVLENCNLPYANHGHVILGDPSLILFYPISSTEIRCLVDVSGQKLPSLGNGDMTHYLKTVVVPQVPEELQCSFVEAIDKGNIRSMPNRSMAACPYPKPGALLMGDAFNMRHPLTGGGMTVALSDIVLLRDLLRPLHHLHHASALCKYLESFYTLRKPVASTINTLAGALYKVFCASSDPDNKEMRQACFDYLSLGGVFSDGPMALLSGLNPRPLILLLHFFAVAIYGVGRLLVPFPSPKRMLIGARLISGASGIIFPIVKAEGVRQMFFPLTVPACYRTPPAQFT, encoded by the exons ATGGTTTATCAGTATATTCTAGCAGGGATTATAGCTTATTATAGTTTGgtgtttgtgtttgttttgTACAGTTCTGCATCAAAGAAAAAGGCTAAAGTTTCAGAAATCAATAATGgttgttttaataataataatattagtgaATCAGAAATAGGAAAAAATATATGCCCTCAAGAAACCTCAGAAAATATAGACATCATAATTGTGGGAGCCGGTGTTGCTGGTGCAGCCCTTGCTTACACACTTGGGAAG GATGGAAGACAAGTGCATGTTATTGAGAGAGATCTGAGTGAACCTGACAGGATTGTAGGTGAATTGCTACAACCAGGAggttatttgaaattaattgaattaGATCTTGaag ATTGTGTGGACGAAATAGATGCTCAAAAAGTGTTTGGCTATGCTCTTTACAAAGATGGAAAAAATACCAAACTTTCTTATCCcttgaaaaaatttaatgttGATGTTTCTGGAAGAAGCTTTCACAATGGACGTTTCATACAGAGAATGAGAGACAAGGCTTCATCTCTTCAAAA TGTGAAATTAGAACAAGGAACTGTTACCTCTCtaattgaagaaaatggaatCATCAAAGGAGTATACTACAAAACCAAGAATGGACAAGAGCTCACAACAAAGGCTCCTCTTACCATAGTTTGTGATGGTTGTTTTTCCAACTTAAGACGTTCTCTTTGCAACTCAAAG GTTGAAGTACCATCTCATTTTGTTGGTTTGGTACTAGAGAATTGCAATCTTCCATATGCAAATCATGGACATGTTATCTTAGGTGATCcttctctaattttattttatccgATTAGTAGCACTGAGATTCGATGTTTAGTTGATGTGTCTGGCCAAAAATTACCCTCCCTTGGAAATGGTGACATGACACATTATCTCAAAACAGTTGTAGTTCCTCAG GTTCCAGAGGAGCTTCAATGTTCTTTTGTAGAAGCAATTGATAAAGGAAACATAAGAAGTATGCCAAATAGAAGCATGGCAGCATGTCCTTATCCCAAACCAGGGGCACTTCTAATGGGAGATGCTTTCAATATGAGACACCCTTTAACTGGAGGTGGAATGACTGTGGCTTTATCTGATATTGTTTTACTAAGAGATCTTCTTAGACCTCTACATCACTTACATCATGCTTCTGCTCTTTGTAAATATCTTGAATCATTTTACACACTGCGCAAG CCAGTAGCATCTACAATAAACACATTAGCTGGGGCATTGTACAAGGTATTTTGTGCATCTTCTGATCCAGATAATAAGGAAATGAGACAAGCATGTTTTGATTATTTGAGTCTTGGAGGAGTTTTCTCAGATGGACCAATGGCTTTACTCTCAGGTCTTAATCCTCGTCCATTAATCTTGCTTCTACATTTTTTCGCCGTCGCTATATATGGTGTTGGTCGCTTACTCGTGCCATTTCCTTCTCCCAAACGCATGTTGATTGGAGCTAGATTGATTTCG GGTGCATCAGGTATCATTTTCCCCATTGTCAAGGCTGAAGGAGTTAGACAAATGTTCTTTCCCTTAACTGTGCCAGCATGCTACAGAACACCTCCTGCACAATTtacataa
- the LOC101509432 gene encoding uncharacterized protein isoform X1 has translation MIMLYLSRCAVIVVPQYVEPFLFCEPEDPTLINNNNNKFCATFCYTLKPLWYWDTIFKWRKKYLITMDLETENRLAAMLMKEAAELRRQSEKEGVLAYLQKPNVRNRPNSRFLTATVLGVQQANRTVEVNEMWRAREKEMELDKRVAGTSIDKSSGDKRHRDHSSSRSTSASASCSTKKEYEHTPEGLNDEELEEFLHSRMKRGRGAIGPRMDETGPYLPPNPDEEPCTSLDLRERRAIYGPQRPPSLQSDESEEELHEEKRKKSKKSHKSHSDKGHSKKHRSKDKSKHKKKKREEKRSKHHR, from the exons ATGATCATGCTTTACCTTTCTCGTTGTGCAGTTATTGTGGTTCCTCAATATGTTGAGccctttcttttttgtgaaccTGAAGATCCAACcttaatcaataataataataataaattctgTGCTACATTTTGTTATACCCTAAAACCTCTTTGGTATTGGGATACAATTTTCAAATGgagaaaaaaatacttaataaCG atGGATCTGGAGACTGAAAATAGATTAGCTGCTATGCTTATGAAGGAAGCAGCTGAGTTGCGGCGGCAGTCTGAAAAGGAAGGTGTTCTAGCTTATCTTCAAAAGCCTAATGTACGGAATCGCCCAAATTCACGTTTCCTCACTGCTACCGTACTTGGGGTACAACAAG CAAATCGAACTGTGGAAGTAAATGAAATGTGGCGAGCGCGGGAGAAAGAAATGGAGCTAGATAAAAGGGTTGCAGGCACATCAATAGATAAAAGCAGTGGTGACAAAAGGCATAGGGATCATAGCTCATCAAGAAGCACTAGTGCCTCTGCTTCATGCTCAACTAAAAAAGAATATGAGCATACTCCAGAAGGTTTAAATGACGAAGAGCTTGAGGAGTTTCTACACTCAAG GATGAAGCGAGGCAGAGGTGCTATTGGTCCAAGGATGGACGAGACAGGGCCTTACCTTCCTCCTAATCCTGATGAAGAGCCTTGTACCAGTCTGGATTTAAGGGAACGTCGTGCTATTTATGGTCCGCAGAGGCCTCCATCGTTGCAATCAGACGAGTCTGAGGAGGAGCTTCATGAAGAAAAGCGGAAAAAGAGTAAAAAGTCGCATAAAAGCCACTCGGACAAGGGACATTCTAAGAAGCACAGATCCAAAGATAAATCTAAacataagaaaaagaaaagggagGAGAAAAGAAGTAAACATCATCGCTAG
- the LOC101509432 gene encoding uncharacterized protein isoform X2: MDLETENRLAAMLMKEAAELRRQSEKEGVLAYLQKPNVRNRPNSRFLTATVLGVQQANRTVEVNEMWRAREKEMELDKRVAGTSIDKSSGDKRHRDHSSSRSTSASASCSTKKEYEHTPEGLNDEELEEFLHSRMKRGRGAIGPRMDETGPYLPPNPDEEPCTSLDLRERRAIYGPQRPPSLQSDESEEELHEEKRKKSKKSHKSHSDKGHSKKHRSKDKSKHKKKKREEKRSKHHR; this comes from the exons atGGATCTGGAGACTGAAAATAGATTAGCTGCTATGCTTATGAAGGAAGCAGCTGAGTTGCGGCGGCAGTCTGAAAAGGAAGGTGTTCTAGCTTATCTTCAAAAGCCTAATGTACGGAATCGCCCAAATTCACGTTTCCTCACTGCTACCGTACTTGGGGTACAACAAG CAAATCGAACTGTGGAAGTAAATGAAATGTGGCGAGCGCGGGAGAAAGAAATGGAGCTAGATAAAAGGGTTGCAGGCACATCAATAGATAAAAGCAGTGGTGACAAAAGGCATAGGGATCATAGCTCATCAAGAAGCACTAGTGCCTCTGCTTCATGCTCAACTAAAAAAGAATATGAGCATACTCCAGAAGGTTTAAATGACGAAGAGCTTGAGGAGTTTCTACACTCAAG GATGAAGCGAGGCAGAGGTGCTATTGGTCCAAGGATGGACGAGACAGGGCCTTACCTTCCTCCTAATCCTGATGAAGAGCCTTGTACCAGTCTGGATTTAAGGGAACGTCGTGCTATTTATGGTCCGCAGAGGCCTCCATCGTTGCAATCAGACGAGTCTGAGGAGGAGCTTCATGAAGAAAAGCGGAAAAAGAGTAAAAAGTCGCATAAAAGCCACTCGGACAAGGGACATTCTAAGAAGCACAGATCCAAAGATAAATCTAAacataagaaaaagaaaagggagGAGAAAAGAAGTAAACATCATCGCTAG